A genomic window from Synechococcus sp. WH 8016 includes:
- a CDS encoding DUF1651 domain-containing protein, giving the protein MPRQAWIQDPNSTDTKRFHPDEKSGGRDPHVFVDSGRPLSGEPPLLKTRVHLSQQTADQLWRELVRVGWRPCAPQWSADSDI; this is encoded by the coding sequence ATGCCACGCCAGGCCTGGATCCAGGACCCAAACTCCACTGACACGAAACGCTTCCACCCCGACGAAAAAAGTGGGGGCCGTGATCCACACGTCTTCGTGGATTCAGGGCGACCTCTTTCAGGTGAACCTCCCCTTTTAAAGACACGTGTCCATTTGAGCCAGCAAACGGCTGATCAACTTTGGCGAGAACTCGTCCGGGTTGGCTGGAGACCTTGCGCCCCTCAGTGGAGTGCAGATTCAGACATCTGA
- a CDS encoding cupin domain-containing protein, with amino-acid sequence MASRPEISESEGVCWICMMISVTSPCPESTIVALGLRDWPIWGCDISTFPWTYDQRETCLLLEGDVTVTPDGGEPVRFGAGDLVVFPRGLSCTWEVHQPVRKHYQFG; translated from the coding sequence ATGGCCAGCCGCCCCGAAATCAGCGAATCTGAAGGGGTCTGCTGGATTTGCATGATGATCAGCGTCACATCGCCTTGTCCTGAGAGCACGATCGTGGCGCTTGGGTTACGTGATTGGCCGATCTGGGGCTGCGACATCAGCACATTTCCCTGGACCTATGACCAGCGTGAAACCTGTTTGTTGTTAGAGGGGGATGTGACGGTGACGCCGGATGGTGGCGAGCCCGTCCGCTTTGGGGCGGGAGACCTCGTGGTGTTTCCAAGGGGGCTGAGCTGCACTTGGGAAGTTCACCAACCTGTCCGCAAGCATTATCAATTTGGCTAG